CCGGTTAAGCCGGTTACGCGCTGTACAAAGGTCTTGGAATACCGGTAGTCGATATACGACTGCATTTCATGCCTGGCATAAAGCTCCTTGAACTTGCGGAGGTCTTTTTGCCTGCGGGAATAACGGGTAAACGGACTGAACGTCAGCCCGAAACCGCCCTGGGACCTTTTATCCGTATCTACCAGTGTTCTGTTCTTTGTTTCCAGGAAGGGGCGGTACTCCTCATATCGCCGTATGGAATCCAGCTGGTAGGGGTTCCACTTTTCGGACACCTCCACGCTGGGCAGGAAACGCTCCTGCAGTTCCAGCCGGATGTCGTGCGTTTCCACTCCAGCGGAATTGGCGACCACAAAGGTCTGCGGCATATAGCCGATAAAGGACACAAGGATCGTGTCGCCCTGATTGGCGGTGATGCGGTAATAACCGCCATTGTCCGTAAATACGCGGTAATTCGTTTGCTTGTTCCGCACAGTGGCGGGGTATAATACCAGTTGCCGGTCTGTATCGGTAACCTGACCGCGGACGGTCACGGGAAGTGTCTGGGCCTGGGCTTCAGAACGTAAGCCTCCTGCCAGCAGGCAAAGGAAGGCGATGGCTGGGAACGGTCTACAGGATCTCATATAACTATTATCAACAATTATGCGCCAAAATAGTTAAGCAGCGCTGCTTAGTTGCGCTCCCGCCTGTTAAATGTTTCCCAAAATACCGTTAACCGGAGCGCAGCTTGCCTTGCCTCCGGCCAACGGTTTTTGATACTTTTTTACAAGGAACGGATAAGGGAGATCACTTCATCCCTTGTTTTACCGAGCTTGATCTGGATCTGCCCGATCAGGCGATCATCCTTCCCCTGTTCATAAAACAGGTCGGTATCGGACAGATCGGCGAACATCGCTCTCAGCTTCTCTTTGATCTCATTCCACCGGCCCTTGATCATCAGAATGTCCATAATCAAAAGGTTTTAAATAAATAAAAAAGGGGTCTGATGTAATAAAACCAAAGTTTGTGCCAAACAACCACAAAATGGGGTGAAATTGCTACTATCGGGCCGGAACCCGGCCTGCCGCAATATCCCGCTGCACCCGGATGGTGGTGGTAAACCGCCTGCTTTGCCCCGCTCCCAACTTCACCAGGCCGATGCCATTATTGAAAGCATCCGGCGCGCCGGTAAGGTTCTCGATAGCAATGCTGCGGCGATGCGGCGGGGTGTATATCTGCAACACCGGGTAATGTTCATCAGGGTAAAATTCAATGCTGACCCCTTTCTGCGGATCGCGAAGGGTGCATAGCGGCGAGGGCTGCGTAAAATCCAGCAGGAAAGAATTGTCCAGCTCCACACCCGCGAGACTTTTGGGCTGCACAAAGTTATCATAAGGCAACAGTTTCCCGGTAGGGATCAACCGCTCATCGAACTCCACGATCTCCCGGGAAAAGAACTGCAGCTCCAGCTGGTCTACCGGTGTGCCGGTGCTGAAATACGGATGCCATCCGTCCATCAGGGGCATGGAGCGATCACTTTGATTGATGATCGTGGTGATCACTTCCAGCATACCGCCCGGCAGCAGGCGATATTGCACATTACAGGTATAGGAAAATGGATAACCGGGATCGGTGCCTTTGTACTGATGCACCAGGGTAATGCCGGCTTCCGCTTCATCCGCCGATTCCTGCGCGGTTTCAAATGCCATATCGTATAACAGGCCGTGAATGGGTGATTTGGCAATGGTGTATTGTTCCTGTTCCCAGGTATAGGTGGCGTTGCTGATACGGCAGGCAAAGGGGCTGAGTTTCACGCTTTTGAAGCTGCCATTCACTTCTGCGCGGAAAGCATCCATATCCGGATAGCTGTCTATCACGTTCAGCCCGTCTACTTCAAAAGTATGCAGGGATGCGCCCAGGGCGGGAATGACCGCTATGCGGGTGCCTGTGCCGTCTTTCAATTCGATCATGGAGAAACCCTGCTGCTGCAGGTGTGCAATACTGAAAGCCATATGCTGCGTTGTTTGTATGAAAAAGGGTCACCCCTTCCTCCGGGATACGAAAGAAGGGGTGACCACAAAAGTAAGGATCAATATGCTAAATGTATTGATTGACGATATTTTCCAGCCATTCCTGCTTGCCGCTGATCTGTGCCGGTTCGCCATTGGCGAGGGCAAAGGCGCGCAGGTCTTCCAGTTGCAGCTTGCCGTCTTCAAAGGCCTTGCCCTGACCGCTGTCGAACGACGCATAGCGGTCTGTCCGGAATTTTTTGTAGGGGGATTCCCGCAGTATCCTGTCCGCAATGATCGCCGCGCGGGCGAAGGTATCCATACCACCGATATGCGCGTGGAAGATGTCTTCCAGGTCTGTTGAGTTGCGGCGGGTCTTGGCGTCGAAGTTCACCCCGCCACCGGCAAAGCCGCCGGCTTCGAGGATCACCAGCATTGTTTCAATGAGGTCGTTGAGATTCATCGGGAACTGGTCGGTATCCCAGCCGTTCTGATAGTCGCCGCGGTTCGCGTCTATACTGCCGAGCATCCCCGCATCAGCGGCTACCTGCAACTCGTGCTGGAAGGTGTGGCCGGCGAGAGTAGCATGGTTCACTTCAATGTTCAGCTTGAAATCCTTGTCCAGCCCGAACTGGCGCAGGAACCCGATCACCGTGGCGCTGTCGTAATCATACTGATGCTTGGTAGGCTCGCAGGGTTTCGGTTCGATGAAGAACACGCCCTTGAATCCCTGCTTGCGCGCATAATCCCTTGCCATGGTGAGGAAACGGGCCAGGTGCTCCACTTCCCGCTTCATATTGGTATTGAGCAGGGTCATGTAGCCTTCGCGGCCGCCCCAGAATACATAGTTCTCCCCCCCGAGTGCAATGGTGGCATCCAGCGCGTTCTTGACCTGTGTACCGGCATGCGCTACCACCGCAAAATCAGGATTGGTGGATGCGCCGTTCATGTAACGCGGGTTGCTGAACACATTGGCCGTGCCCCAGAGCAGTTTCACGCCGCTTTCCTTTTGCTTGCCTTTGGCATATTCCACGATCTGCTGCAGATGGCTTTCGTATTGGGAGAGGCTGCTGCCTTCATCCACGAGATCGATATCGTGAAAGCAATAATAAGGAACGCCGAGTTTGGTGATGAACTCAAATGCGGCATCCATTTTATCTTTGGCCTGCTGTACGGGATCGCTGGCAGTGAGCCAGGGGTAATGTTTCGTACCCGGACCAAAAGGATCGCCGCCCGTGCCGCAGAAGGTATGCCAGTAGCTTACGGCAAATTTGAAAAGCTCTTTCAGGGGCTTGCCGTTGATCACTTTGTTCTCGTCGTACCATTTGTAGGCTAACGGGTTGTCTGATTGCGGTCCTTCAAACCGGATCTGTCCTACGGAAGGAAAATACGCTTTGTCTCCTGTGATGATATTCATTGTTACTGTATTTTATGATTCCTGTAATATTTTGCCCAACCGGTCTTTCCATTTCGTGTAGGCATCGCCATAGGCCGCCTGCGCTGTTTTTTCCGGTGTTATGGTGGCAAGGCATTCCATACCCACAAAGGCATCCGCGAGCTGCGGGTAGAACCCGGAACCTACCCCGGCTCCCCTTGCCGCCCCGAGTGCGCCATCTGTATTGTACAGCTCTATGGTCACCCCGGCGGTGTTGGCAAATGCCTCCCGGAAAAGCGGGCTGAGGAACATATTGGCCTTACCGGCGCGTACACGGCTGATCTGCAGCCCCATATCGCGCATGATGTCCACCCCATACGTCAGCGCATATACGATACCTTCCTGCCCTGCCCGCAGCAGGTGCGGCGTATGATGCACACCAAATTCCAATCCTTCTATCCTTGCGCCGGGCTGCCGGTTGGCGAGGATGCGCTCGGCGCCGTTGCCGAAGGGGAATATCTGCAGGCCATCCGCCCCGATGGGCGCCTGTGCGGCCAGTTCGTTCATTTCCGGGTAGCTTTTGCCGCCGGTGATATGGCGCAGCCAGCTGTTGAGGATACCGGTGCCGTTGAGGCACATCAATACGCCGTTACGGATGGCTTCTTTTGTATGGTTGACGTGGATGAAGGTATTCACCCGGCTTTCCGCATCATAGGCCACTTTATCATGCACCGCATATACCACGCCGGAGGTGCCTGCTGTTGTAGCGGCTTCTCCGGGTTGCAGCACATTGAGGGAAAAAGCATTGTTCGGCTGGTCTCCCGCCCGGTAGGTAACGGGGATGCCTGCACGCAAGCCCAGCAGTGATGCGGCTTGTTCCGTTACTTTCCCCTGGTCCCCGAAAGTGGGCACAATCGCGGAGAGCAACGCACGGTCTATCCCGTAATGCTGCAGCAGCGGCGCGGATATCTCCTGTTCCGCAAAGTCCCAGAAAATACCTTCCGAGAGGCCGGACAAGGTGGTGGTGGCCTCTCCTGTCAGCCGCAGGGCAATGAAATCGCCGGGCAGCATGATCTTGTGGATGCGGGCGTACAGTTCCGGCTCATGCTGCTGCAC
This genomic stretch from Chitinophaga sp. XS-30 harbors:
- a CDS encoding carboxypeptidase-like regulatory domain-containing protein is translated as MRSCRPFPAIAFLCLLAGGLRSEAQAQTLPVTVRGQVTDTDRQLVLYPATVRNKQTNYRVFTDNGGYYRITANQGDTILVSFIGYMPQTFVVANSAGVETHDIRLELQERFLPSVEVSEKWNPYQLDSIRRYEEYRPFLETKNRTLVDTDKRSQGGFGLTFSPFTRYSRRQKDLRKFKELYARHEMQSYIDYRYSKTFVQRVTGLTGDSLLQFMNKYQPPYDMLRQMNNETLIYWISERAQLWRKDPSATLKPED
- a CDS encoding CsbD family protein — its product is MDILMIKGRWNEIKEKLRAMFADLSDTDLFYEQGKDDRLIGQIQIKLGKTRDEVISLIRSL
- a CDS encoding aldose 1-epimerase; protein product: MAFSIAHLQQQGFSMIELKDGTGTRIAVIPALGASLHTFEVDGLNVIDSYPDMDAFRAEVNGSFKSVKLSPFACRISNATYTWEQEQYTIAKSPIHGLLYDMAFETAQESADEAEAGITLVHQYKGTDPGYPFSYTCNVQYRLLPGGMLEVITTIINQSDRSMPLMDGWHPYFSTGTPVDQLELQFFSREIVEFDERLIPTGKLLPYDNFVQPKSLAGVELDNSFLLDFTQPSPLCTLRDPQKGVSIEFYPDEHYPVLQIYTPPHRRSIAIENLTGAPDAFNNGIGLVKLGAGQSRRFTTTIRVQRDIAAGRVPAR
- the xylA gene encoding xylose isomerase, encoding MNIITGDKAYFPSVGQIRFEGPQSDNPLAYKWYDENKVINGKPLKELFKFAVSYWHTFCGTGGDPFGPGTKHYPWLTASDPVQQAKDKMDAAFEFITKLGVPYYCFHDIDLVDEGSSLSQYESHLQQIVEYAKGKQKESGVKLLWGTANVFSNPRYMNGASTNPDFAVVAHAGTQVKNALDATIALGGENYVFWGGREGYMTLLNTNMKREVEHLARFLTMARDYARKQGFKGVFFIEPKPCEPTKHQYDYDSATVIGFLRQFGLDKDFKLNIEVNHATLAGHTFQHELQVAADAGMLGSIDANRGDYQNGWDTDQFPMNLNDLIETMLVILEAGGFAGGGVNFDAKTRRNSTDLEDIFHAHIGGMDTFARAAIIADRILRESPYKKFRTDRYASFDSGQGKAFEDGKLQLEDLRAFALANGEPAQISGKQEWLENIVNQYI
- a CDS encoding xylulokinase: MYLIGYDIGSSSIKAALLDAATGKCLASATGSAEELVMNVPRSGWAEQDPEMWWQEVIKATHALQKQHPFDPAKVNAIGIAYQMHGLVCVDKDGKVLRPSIIWCDSRAVQTGDDAARALGEGYTLPHLLNSPGNFTASKLRWVQQHEPELYARIHKIMLPGDFIALRLTGEATTTLSGLSEGIFWDFAEQEISAPLLQHYGIDRALLSAIVPTFGDQGKVTEQAASLLGLRAGIPVTYRAGDQPNNAFSLNVLQPGEAATTAGTSGVVYAVHDKVAYDAESRVNTFIHVNHTKEAIRNGVLMCLNGTGILNSWLRHITGGKSYPEMNELAAQAPIGADGLQIFPFGNGAERILANRQPGARIEGLEFGVHHTPHLLRAGQEGIVYALTYGVDIMRDMGLQISRVRAGKANMFLSPLFREAFANTAGVTIELYNTDGALGAARGAGVGSGFYPQLADAFVGMECLATITPEKTAQAAYGDAYTKWKDRLGKILQES